Proteins encoded in a region of the Acidobacteriota bacterium genome:
- the hisC gene encoding histidinol-phosphate transaminase has protein sequence MSDLSPRQAVLRMAAYHPPAGGREGALRLDFNENTVGCSPAVIAALEKYANAEAMTMYPEYEASRRELAAFFGVAESEMLLTNGTDEAIQVLVNTFVDSGDEVLLLKPCYAMYRFYAELAGAVVREVEYRQPGLEFPVEELLSAIGPATKAILVANPNNPTGAATSLDVIAAILERAPHAAVLVDEAYFEFCGITALPLLRAYPNLFVCRTFSKAYGMAAMRIGCLFSSAANAAHLRKAQSPYSVNTLAALAARGAVRDQAYVGDYVRSTLIAREQIVAGLAALGIESYPSQANFVLFQVGQRAIPIRDALRQRGILVRDRSYELPGCLRVTCGTPAQAARFLSDLKELW, from the coding sequence ATGTCTGACCTGTCGCCTCGTCAGGCCGTCCTTCGCATGGCGGCCTATCACCCGCCAGCCGGTGGTCGTGAAGGCGCCCTCCGTCTTGATTTCAACGAGAACACCGTGGGCTGTTCCCCGGCCGTGATTGCCGCGCTGGAGAAATACGCCAACGCGGAAGCGATGACGATGTATCCCGAGTACGAGGCGTCGCGCCGTGAGCTTGCGGCGTTCTTCGGCGTGGCCGAGTCGGAAATGCTGCTCACCAATGGCACTGACGAGGCCATTCAGGTGCTGGTGAACACCTTTGTGGACTCCGGCGATGAAGTCCTGCTGCTGAAGCCGTGTTACGCGATGTACCGCTTTTATGCCGAGTTGGCAGGCGCGGTCGTTCGCGAGGTCGAGTACCGACAGCCCGGGCTTGAGTTCCCTGTGGAGGAACTCCTGTCCGCGATCGGTCCTGCCACCAAAGCCATTCTGGTGGCGAATCCGAATAACCCGACGGGCGCGGCCACGTCGCTGGACGTGATCGCCGCGATTCTGGAGCGTGCGCCTCACGCAGCCGTACTGGTTGATGAGGCGTACTTCGAGTTCTGCGGCATCACGGCACTGCCGCTCTTGCGGGCCTATCCGAATCTCTTCGTGTGCCGGACGTTTTCAAAAGCCTACGGGATGGCCGCCATGCGCATCGGCTGCCTTTTTTCGTCTGCGGCCAACGCAGCTCACCTCCGCAAAGCGCAGTCGCCATATTCAGTGAACACGCTCGCGGCGCTTGCGGCCCGGGGAGCGGTCCGTGACCAGGCGTACGTCGGCGACTACGTCCGGTCGACTCTCATCGCCCGCGAACAGATCGTTGCCGGACTGGCCGCACTCGGTATCGAGAGCTATCCCAGCCAGGCGAACTTCGTGCTCTTCCAGGTGGGCCAGCGCGCCATTCCGATTCGCGACGCCCTGCGGCAGCGCGGCATCCTCGTGCGCGACCGCAGCTACGAACTGCCCGGTTGCCTCCGTGTGACTTGTGGAACACCCGCGCAGGCCGCGCGATTTCTCAGTGACCTGAAGGAGTTGTGGTGA
- a CDS encoding DUF1501 domain-containing protein, whose protein sequence is MMNRRIFLKNGSLALVSLGFAPAFFTRAAQAAQTKRKVLVTVFQRGAVDGLNMIVPFGEKAYYQARPSIAIAKPGEAGGAVDLDGFFGLHPRMASLQPYFKRGELAIVNATGSNDPTRSHFDAQDYMESGTPGRKSTRDGWLNRYLHAKEHEEASAFRAVSLTQQLPRALQGTAPALAIDQLGRFGLRAGDRGDMMQSSFEAQYAAAADSLLKPTSKEAFDAIRQLESVDLAKYTPQNGAVYPNSGYGQALKQIAQLIKANMGLEVAFAESGNWDHHANEGPQIANRLDDFASGIAAFAQDLGDGMADVMVLTMSEFGRTVSENGARGTDHGHGNAMLLLGGDVKGGKVYGKWPGLEREQRYEGRDLAITTDFRDVFSEVLGGHLGAKDISSVFPNYTAKSKLGLIR, encoded by the coding sequence ATGATGAACCGAAGAATCTTCCTCAAGAACGGCAGCCTGGCCCTCGTCAGTCTTGGCTTCGCGCCGGCGTTTTTCACCAGGGCCGCACAGGCCGCCCAGACGAAGCGCAAGGTGCTGGTCACGGTGTTCCAGCGCGGCGCGGTGGACGGGCTCAACATGATCGTCCCGTTCGGCGAGAAGGCCTACTACCAGGCGCGGCCGTCGATCGCGATTGCCAAACCGGGCGAGGCCGGTGGCGCGGTGGACCTGGACGGGTTCTTCGGCCTCCATCCGCGCATGGCGTCGCTGCAGCCGTACTTCAAGCGCGGCGAACTGGCGATCGTCAACGCCACCGGTTCCAACGATCCGACACGCTCGCACTTCGACGCGCAGGACTACATGGAGAGCGGCACGCCTGGGCGCAAGAGCACACGCGACGGCTGGCTCAATCGATACCTGCATGCGAAGGAACACGAAGAGGCGAGCGCGTTTCGCGCGGTGTCGCTCACGCAGCAGCTGCCGCGCGCGTTGCAGGGCACGGCGCCGGCGCTGGCCATCGACCAGCTCGGCCGGTTCGGTCTGCGCGCCGGCGATCGGGGCGACATGATGCAATCGTCGTTCGAGGCCCAGTACGCAGCTGCCGCCGATTCGCTGCTCAAGCCCACGAGCAAGGAGGCTTTTGACGCAATCAGACAGCTGGAGTCGGTGGACCTCGCCAAGTACACGCCACAGAACGGCGCCGTGTATCCGAACAGCGGTTACGGCCAGGCCCTCAAGCAGATCGCACAGCTCATCAAGGCCAACATGGGCCTCGAGGTGGCGTTCGCCGAGTCAGGCAACTGGGACCACCACGCGAACGAGGGACCGCAGATCGCCAATCGTCTCGACGACTTCGCGAGCGGCATCGCGGCCTTCGCGCAGGACCTGGGCGACGGCATGGCAGACGTGATGGTACTCACGATGTCGGAGTTTGGACGGACGGTGTCCGAGAACGGCGCGCGGGGTACGGACCATGGCCACGGCAACGCAATGCTGCTGCTTGGTGGCGATGTGAAGGGCGGGAAGGTCTACGGCAAGTGGCCCGGCCTCGAACGCGAACAGCGCTACGAAGGACGCGACCTTGCTATCACTACCGACTTCCGCGACGTCTTCTCGGAGGTGCTCGGCGGCCACCTCGGCGCGAAAGACATCAGCTCGGTCTTCCCGAACTACACGGCCAAGAGCAAGCTGGGCCTCATTCGCTGA
- a CDS encoding alanine racemase has product MPLSPRSPYPVVSSSRLEANIARMQTLANHAGVRLRPHAKTHKSPVIARMQIEAGAVGICCAKLSEAAVFADAGINDIRLPYPVNPSNADRVVVLMERVRLSIIVDDADVAADWSGAMTRAGKVLDILVKVDVGTHRCGVNPEANDVVNTITRIARLPGLSFRGILSHAGHTYNAESPSALAAIVARETEIMTGLAKRVREAGVAVDEISVGSTPAASLASTQRGITEMRPGNYVFLDRSQVGLGSATYENCALFVVATVVSRPAPDRAILDCGSKTLTSDGARGFTDLPGYGAVFLSSNENLPDASIVIERVSEEHAICRVPESSPLRPGDRVRVLPNHACTVTNLSDRLWLANDQGTLAPLTVAARGRNW; this is encoded by the coding sequence ATGCCGTTATCACCTCGCTCACCCTATCCCGTCGTTTCGTCCAGCCGCCTGGAGGCAAACATCGCCCGAATGCAGACACTGGCGAACCACGCCGGAGTCCGACTTCGACCGCATGCCAAGACCCACAAGAGCCCGGTGATCGCCCGCATGCAAATTGAGGCCGGCGCGGTGGGCATCTGCTGCGCGAAGCTCTCGGAAGCCGCCGTATTCGCCGATGCGGGCATCAACGACATCCGGCTTCCCTACCCGGTCAACCCATCCAACGCCGATCGCGTGGTCGTGCTGATGGAACGGGTGCGCCTGTCGATCATCGTTGATGACGCAGACGTGGCCGCTGACTGGTCGGGCGCGATGACGCGCGCCGGGAAAGTCCTGGACATCCTGGTGAAGGTGGATGTGGGCACCCACCGGTGTGGCGTGAATCCAGAAGCGAATGATGTGGTGAACACGATTACCCGCATCGCGCGGCTGCCGGGCTTGTCCTTCCGCGGCATCCTGAGCCACGCGGGACATACCTACAACGCCGAATCACCGTCCGCACTCGCGGCCATCGTGGCCAGGGAAACCGAGATCATGACCGGCCTGGCGAAGCGTGTGCGTGAAGCCGGTGTGGCCGTGGACGAGATCAGTGTGGGGTCCACGCCCGCAGCGTCACTTGCGTCCACGCAGCGGGGCATCACCGAGATGCGTCCGGGCAACTACGTATTCCTGGACCGAAGCCAGGTCGGCCTGGGGTCCGCGACGTATGAAAACTGCGCGCTCTTTGTCGTCGCCACCGTCGTGAGCCGGCCGGCGCCTGACCGCGCCATCCTCGACTGCGGCAGCAAAACCCTGACCTCAGACGGAGCAAGAGGATTCACGGACCTTCCCGGCTACGGGGCGGTCTTCCTGTCGTCGAACGAGAATCTACCCGACGCGTCGATTGTCATTGAGCGCGTGTCAGAAGAACACGCAATCTGCCGCGTGCCCGAGTCATCACCGTTGCGCCCTGGCGATCGAGTACGTGTGCTCCCGAACCACGCCTGCACCGTCACGAACCTCTCCGATCGCCTTTGGTTGGCGAACGATCAGGGCACACTCGCGCCGCTGACCGTCGCCGCGCGCGGCCGCAACTGGTGA
- a CDS encoding class I SAM-dependent methyltransferase, which translates to MTKFARRVISGGAAAVVVAGAVLAAQVATTQKPFEPKVGQAGKDVVWVPTPQPTVDAMLDMAKLTKADFLVDLGSGDGVTVITAAKRGARAMGVEFNPDMVALARQRAEEAGMSARATFVQGDFFKTDFSKANVLTMFLLPSLNEQLRPTILNMKPGTRVVTNTFRMGSGDDEWLPEAEKRVDPCETSWCTAILYVVPAKVEGVWKMGSNTLTFTQKFQMVGGTLGTAAISEGKLLGYDLTFTVGGQRYTGRVSDDGRMIKGTSPAGAWTAAR; encoded by the coding sequence ATGACTAAGTTTGCACGACGAGTGATTTCTGGTGGAGCCGCGGCCGTAGTGGTGGCGGGCGCCGTATTGGCCGCCCAGGTGGCGACCACACAAAAACCGTTCGAGCCCAAGGTGGGTCAGGCCGGCAAGGACGTGGTTTGGGTACCCACGCCGCAGCCGACTGTGGACGCGATGCTCGACATGGCGAAGCTGACCAAGGCCGACTTCCTCGTTGACCTGGGTTCCGGCGACGGCGTCACGGTCATCACGGCTGCAAAGCGCGGAGCCAGGGCCATGGGCGTGGAGTTTAATCCCGATATGGTTGCGCTGGCGCGCCAGCGAGCCGAAGAGGCGGGGATGTCTGCACGCGCCACGTTTGTCCAGGGCGACTTCTTCAAGACCGACTTCTCAAAAGCCAACGTGCTCACGATGTTCCTGCTGCCCAGCCTCAACGAACAGCTGCGGCCGACCATCCTGAACATGAAGCCCGGCACGCGCGTGGTCACCAACACCTTCCGCATGGGTTCGGGCGACGATGAGTGGTTGCCTGAGGCGGAGAAGCGCGTGGACCCCTGCGAAACGAGCTGGTGCACGGCAATCCTCTACGTCGTCCCCGCCAAAGTCGAGGGTGTCTGGAAGATGGGTTCGAACACGCTGACCTTCACCCAGAAATTCCAGATGGTCGGCGGCACGCTCGGCACGGCCGCGATTAGCGAAGGCAAGCTCCTGGGCTACGACCTTACGTTCACCGTTGGTGGACAGCGCTACACAGGCAGGGTGAGCGACGACGGAAGGATGATCAAGGGCACGAGCCCGGCCGGGGCCTGGACGGCTGCGCGGTAA
- the hisH gene encoding imidazole glycerol phosphate synthase subunit HisH, translated as MIAIVDYGAGNLQSVCNAFARLETPVQVVRDSEGLRAASKVILPGVGHFGQMTRALDELLLRDALLSRISAGVPFLGICLGMQALYEGSDEAPDDNGLGLLAGRIHRFDADLRVPHMGWNNVEALRPSKLLANTGESPYFYFANSFYAPVGPDTVVTCTYGVPFSAVVERANVFGVQFHPEKSGAAGLRVLQNFVEL; from the coding sequence GTGATTGCGATCGTCGACTACGGAGCCGGCAACCTCCAGTCCGTCTGCAACGCATTCGCGCGGCTCGAGACGCCTGTTCAGGTGGTCCGCGATTCGGAAGGGCTGCGGGCCGCGTCGAAGGTGATTCTGCCCGGAGTGGGTCACTTCGGTCAGATGACGCGCGCCCTCGACGAGCTGCTCCTACGCGACGCTCTCCTGTCTCGGATCAGCGCTGGCGTGCCGTTCCTCGGTATCTGCCTTGGCATGCAGGCGCTGTACGAGGGCAGCGACGAAGCTCCAGACGACAACGGCCTGGGGTTGCTGGCGGGCCGGATTCATCGTTTCGACGCCGACCTGCGCGTGCCACACATGGGGTGGAACAACGTGGAGGCCCTGCGGCCCTCGAAGTTGCTCGCGAACACCGGCGAGTCGCCGTACTTCTACTTCGCCAACAGCTTCTATGCGCCTGTGGGCCCTGACACGGTTGTCACCTGCACCTACGGCGTGCCGTTCTCGGCCGTGGTCGAGCGTGCGAATGTCTTTGGCGTCCAGTTTCATCCTGAGAAAAGCGGCGCCGCCGGCCTCCGGGTATTACAGAACTTCGTGGAGCTCTGA
- a CDS encoding DUF1800 domain-containing protein: MTNYPGILGRTAGAVVALAVVLLAPVVLAQKGSSAVPRTADDATVAHVLNRLGYGPSPGDIARVQQMTVAAYIEEQLHPERIADAGLKARLAAYPTIGLSTAELARDYYGPAEQLRRQEQRAQANQPARAGAAGQATAGQTMAGQTMAGQAAGQTMAGDPTMAGAPQRPQDRDQSPEMRAARQKEQQILQDLMQARLVRAITSERQLEEVLVDFWFNHFNVFSGKGQVRVYLTEYEREAIRPYVLGNFRDMLGAVAQSPAMLFYLDNFQSVDPKAAQKQADEQAARQQQAAMRRGRGRVQPPPPNQQGNQTPAERIQQLRNRGLNENYARELMELHTLGVDAGYTQADVIAVARAFTGWTIDRPRDGGSFQFNAVMHDNDPKVVLGKTIDAGGKADGERVLDLLATHPATAKFIATKLARRFVADEPPASVVDRAAKVFLDTKGDLREVTRAIITSPEFFSAEARLAKVKTPLEFVASAVRASGADMNNPQPLVGALRSLGMPLYGAQPPTGWGDTAEDWVNTGALLNRLNFAVQLSNGQLRGVRLNVRQLAPNTSEASRNALVQSLLLGNASQITRDTLAKAESPQQLVALTLGSPEFQKR; encoded by the coding sequence ATGACAAATTACCCAGGAATCCTCGGACGCACGGCAGGCGCTGTGGTGGCGTTGGCGGTGGTCCTTCTCGCCCCGGTCGTTCTCGCGCAAAAAGGATCAAGCGCTGTGCCCCGCACGGCCGACGATGCTACGGTGGCGCATGTGCTGAACCGTCTCGGTTACGGCCCGTCCCCCGGTGACATCGCCCGCGTGCAGCAGATGACGGTGGCCGCGTACATCGAGGAACAGCTGCATCCTGAACGCATTGCGGACGCCGGCCTCAAGGCGCGACTGGCCGCGTATCCGACCATCGGCCTTTCCACCGCGGAACTGGCGCGCGACTACTACGGTCCGGCCGAGCAGCTGCGCCGGCAGGAGCAGCGCGCTCAGGCCAATCAGCCGGCGCGCGCAGGCGCCGCTGGACAGGCCACCGCGGGGCAGACCATGGCTGGTCAGACGATGGCTGGCCAGGCCGCCGGCCAGACGATGGCAGGTGATCCGACGATGGCGGGTGCGCCACAGCGCCCACAGGACCGCGACCAGTCGCCCGAGATGCGGGCGGCGCGCCAGAAGGAGCAACAGATCCTGCAAGACCTGATGCAGGCGCGGCTGGTGCGGGCGATTACGTCAGAGCGCCAGCTCGAGGAAGTGTTGGTGGACTTCTGGTTCAACCACTTCAATGTGTTCTCTGGCAAGGGCCAGGTGCGGGTGTATTTGACGGAGTACGAACGCGAGGCCATTCGGCCGTATGTACTTGGCAACTTCCGCGACATGCTTGGCGCGGTAGCCCAGAGTCCGGCGATGCTGTTCTACCTGGATAACTTCCAGAGTGTTGATCCAAAAGCCGCGCAGAAGCAGGCCGATGAGCAGGCCGCGCGCCAGCAGCAGGCGGCAATGCGCCGGGGACGGGGACGCGTGCAACCTCCGCCGCCGAACCAGCAGGGCAACCAGACGCCGGCCGAACGCATCCAGCAGCTTCGCAATCGGGGCCTGAATGAGAACTACGCCCGTGAGTTGATGGAACTGCACACGCTGGGTGTGGATGCCGGATACACGCAGGCCGACGTGATTGCGGTGGCCCGGGCGTTCACCGGCTGGACGATCGACCGGCCCAGGGACGGCGGCAGCTTCCAGTTCAACGCGGTGATGCATGACAACGACCCGAAGGTGGTGCTTGGAAAGACCATCGACGCCGGCGGCAAGGCGGACGGCGAACGCGTGCTGGACCTGCTCGCGACCCATCCGGCAACGGCGAAGTTCATTGCGACCAAACTCGCGCGGCGTTTCGTGGCGGACGAGCCGCCGGCGTCGGTGGTTGATCGCGCAGCGAAGGTCTTCCTCGATACGAAGGGCGACCTGCGCGAAGTGACGCGCGCCATCATCACGTCGCCCGAGTTCTTTTCGGCCGAGGCGCGGCTCGCAAAGGTGAAGACGCCGCTCGAGTTCGTGGCGTCGGCCGTGCGCGCATCGGGCGCGGACATGAACAATCCTCAGCCGCTTGTTGGCGCGCTGCGATCGCTCGGGATGCCGCTCTACGGCGCGCAGCCGCCCACCGGCTGGGGCGACACCGCCGAGGACTGGGTCAACACGGGCGCACTACTCAACCGGCTGAACTTCGCCGTACAGCTGTCGAACGGCCAGCTCCGTGGCGTGCGTCTCAACGTCCGCCAGCTCGCGCCCAACACGTCCGAGGCGAGCCGCAACGCACTGGTCCAGTCACTGCTCCTTGGCAACGCGTCGCAAATCACGCGCGACACCCTGGCCAAGGCCGAGTCGCCGCAACAACTGGTGGCGCTCACCCTGGGTTCTCCGGAATTCCAGAAACGGTAA
- the hisB gene encoding imidazoleglycerol-phosphate dehydratase HisB, whose protein sequence is MRKAKAVRKSVVERITKETRITGSLSLEGRGRYDISTGIRFFDHMLELFTKHGGFDLTLKAQGDLDVDQHHTVEDVGIVLGQLFSKALGGKRGINRAGYFVMPMDETLAVVAVDMSGRPALVYSDLVRVRLVGDLQSELLEDFFDGFVHHAGANLHAKVLYGRSNHHKVEAVFKCFARAMRVACAMDARLKDDLPSTKGLL, encoded by the coding sequence ATGAGAAAGGCGAAGGCAGTCAGAAAGAGCGTTGTCGAGCGCATCACAAAAGAGACCCGGATCACAGGATCGCTTTCTCTTGAAGGGCGCGGCCGGTACGACATCTCCACGGGGATTCGTTTCTTCGACCACATGCTCGAGTTGTTCACCAAACATGGCGGGTTCGACCTGACCCTGAAAGCACAGGGCGACCTGGACGTGGACCAGCACCACACCGTCGAGGATGTGGGGATCGTGCTGGGCCAGCTCTTTTCGAAAGCGCTCGGAGGCAAACGCGGCATCAACCGAGCCGGCTACTTCGTCATGCCGATGGACGAGACGCTCGCGGTGGTGGCCGTGGATATGAGCGGCCGGCCCGCCCTGGTCTACAGCGACCTCGTGCGCGTGCGCCTGGTCGGCGACCTGCAGTCCGAGTTGCTGGAGGACTTCTTCGACGGCTTCGTGCATCACGCAGGCGCAAACCTGCACGCCAAGGTGCTCTACGGCCGGTCAAACCATCACAAGGTGGAAGCGGTCTTCAAGTGTTTTGCCCGGGCGATGCGGGTGGCGTGCGCGATGGACGCGAGACTCAAGGACGACTTGCCCTCCACAAAAGGCCTGCTGTGA
- the hisD gene encoding histidinol dehydrogenase, with protein sequence MIRILSYQDAKSLLGRRTARLEEAEAIVAPILRDVRTRGDAALLDYARQFDGFEGSSFLVSPAECATAAESLPSSFWEAVETAALNIAEYARTQLPQSGMVDYSDGRRLGQIVRPIESMGAYIPAGRYPLPSTLLMTMVPAQVAGVRRICVASPHPSAETLGIAHRYGVSDVFRIGGAQAIAAFAYGTATIPRVERIVGPGNIYVAAAKKLVAGDVGIDFVAGPTEIVIIAREGNPRWIAADMLAQAEHDTDASAILLTTSRSLADAVALEIDLQLATLSTAEVARTAIDQCSAIVLCDDIDQALEFANALAPEHLALHEPAWLDRIENAGGVFLGPSSPEAAGDYASGPNHVLPTSGAARLRGGLSAADFVKVISVQELSPAALTQLTPAITTLARAEGLEAHARSVEMRGEAGNV encoded by the coding sequence GTGATTCGCATCCTTTCGTACCAAGACGCCAAGTCCTTGCTCGGCCGGCGGACTGCCCGGCTCGAAGAAGCCGAGGCAATAGTTGCGCCGATTCTGCGCGACGTGCGCACCCGCGGCGACGCCGCCCTGCTCGACTATGCCCGCCAGTTCGACGGTTTCGAGGGCAGCAGCTTCCTGGTCAGCCCGGCAGAGTGCGCAACTGCTGCCGAGTCACTGCCCTCGTCGTTCTGGGAGGCCGTCGAGACCGCTGCACTGAACATCGCCGAGTATGCGCGGACGCAATTACCACAGAGCGGCATGGTCGATTACTCCGACGGCCGGCGGCTGGGACAAATCGTGCGCCCCATCGAATCCATGGGCGCGTACATTCCGGCGGGCCGGTATCCTCTGCCTTCGACGCTGTTGATGACGATGGTGCCGGCGCAGGTGGCGGGAGTGCGGCGTATCTGCGTTGCTTCGCCTCACCCGAGTGCAGAGACGCTCGGCATCGCGCACCGGTATGGCGTGAGTGACGTATTCCGAATCGGCGGCGCTCAGGCGATTGCCGCGTTCGCATATGGCACAGCCACCATTCCCCGCGTAGAGCGCATTGTCGGTCCCGGCAACATCTACGTCGCGGCTGCGAAGAAACTTGTGGCGGGCGACGTCGGCATCGACTTTGTCGCCGGGCCCACGGAAATTGTCATCATCGCGCGGGAGGGGAATCCGCGCTGGATCGCCGCAGACATGCTGGCACAGGCCGAACACGACACGGATGCGTCCGCGATCCTGCTCACAACATCGCGATCGCTTGCAGACGCCGTCGCCCTCGAGATTGACTTGCAGTTGGCGACACTGTCTACAGCCGAAGTGGCCCGGACGGCCATCGACCAGTGCAGTGCCATCGTGCTCTGCGATGACATCGACCAGGCACTTGAATTCGCCAATGCCCTGGCTCCCGAACATCTCGCCCTGCACGAGCCGGCGTGGCTCGATCGCATCGAGAACGCGGGCGGCGTGTTCCTCGGCCCCAGCAGTCCGGAGGCGGCGGGTGACTACGCTTCGGGCCCCAATCACGTGCTGCCCACCTCGGGAGCAGCACGTTTGCGTGGGGGACTCTCGGCAGCTGATTTTGTAAAAGTCATCTCGGTACAGGAACTCTCGCCGGCGGCGTTGACGCAGTTGACCCCCGCGATCACGACGCTGGCCAGGGCTGAAGGACTGGAAGCGCATGCGCGGTCCGTGGAGATGCGCGGGGAGGCGGGCAATGTCTGA
- a CDS encoding ATP phosphoribosyltransferase, with amino-acid sequence MVKLKLGIPKGSLENATVDLFRRAGFNITVSSRSYFPVIDDPEIECMLIRAQEMARYVEDGVLDAGLTGLDWVMETGANVHTVADLVYSKQSFGKVRWVLAVPESSPIRSIADLEGKVIATELVGFTRRLLETHGVKAKVEFSWGATEVKPPVLADAIVEVTETGSSLRANNLRIVETLLESNTQLIANHAAWKDEPRRRKLEDLKMLLEGAINALGKVGLMLNVEASDLKAVLQVLPALKRPTVSQLSEDGWLAVNTILDESTVRTIIPALKKAGAQGIVEYPLNKIVM; translated from the coding sequence ATGGTGAAGCTCAAGCTCGGCATCCCAAAAGGCAGCCTCGAAAACGCGACCGTGGACCTGTTCCGGCGCGCAGGCTTCAACATCACGGTGAGCAGCCGGTCCTATTTTCCTGTGATCGACGATCCGGAGATCGAGTGCATGCTCATTCGCGCGCAGGAGATGGCGCGTTACGTGGAAGACGGCGTGCTTGACGCGGGACTCACGGGCCTCGACTGGGTCATGGAGACCGGCGCGAACGTTCACACCGTTGCGGACCTCGTCTACTCCAAACAGAGCTTCGGCAAAGTTCGATGGGTACTCGCCGTGCCGGAGTCTTCTCCGATCCGGTCGATTGCTGACCTTGAAGGCAAGGTCATCGCCACCGAACTGGTTGGCTTCACCCGCCGGTTGCTCGAGACACACGGCGTGAAGGCCAAGGTCGAATTTTCCTGGGGCGCAACCGAAGTCAAACCGCCCGTCCTGGCCGACGCCATCGTCGAGGTCACCGAAACCGGCTCGTCACTGCGAGCCAACAACTTGCGAATTGTCGAAACGCTTCTTGAGTCCAATACGCAGTTGATTGCCAACCATGCCGCGTGGAAGGACGAGCCCAGGCGCCGGAAGCTCGAGGACCTGAAAATGCTGTTGGAAGGGGCGATCAACGCGCTGGGCAAGGTCGGCTTGATGCTCAACGTCGAGGCGTCGGACCTGAAAGCCGTGCTCCAGGTCCTTCCCGCGCTCAAGCGGCCGACGGTGTCGCAACTCTCGGAAGACGGCTGGCTGGCGGTCAACACCATCCTTGATGAATCCACTGTTCGCACGATCATTCCAGCGCTCAAGAAAGCCGGCGCGCAGGGCATCGTCGAATACCCCCTCAACAAGATCGTGATGTAG
- a CDS encoding HAD-IA family hydrolase, whose translation MDGVLTEVTESYRESVVQCVLHFTGQRVSRDRIQEYKNQGGWNNDWDLSQKIAADFGVQVSHDAIVTKFNEFFLGTDGNGLILREQWFPQPGLLERLAGRFQLGIFTGRLQYEADMSLRRFAPSQVFDPMICADHVARAKPAPDGLLDIAARHPRQRITYVGDTVDDARSAAGAGVPFIGIAAANGSRRDELVALFAAADAVAIIENINEIEGVL comes from the coding sequence ATGGATGGGGTGCTCACTGAAGTCACCGAGAGCTACAGGGAGTCTGTGGTGCAGTGCGTCCTCCACTTCACAGGGCAACGCGTCTCACGAGACCGGATCCAGGAGTACAAGAATCAGGGCGGCTGGAACAACGACTGGGATCTGTCGCAAAAGATCGCCGCGGATTTCGGCGTGCAGGTCTCTCACGACGCCATTGTCACGAAGTTCAACGAGTTCTTTCTCGGCACAGACGGCAACGGGCTCATCCTGCGCGAGCAGTGGTTCCCGCAGCCGGGGCTGCTCGAACGGCTCGCAGGCCGGTTCCAGTTGGGAATCTTTACCGGGAGGCTGCAGTACGAAGCCGACATGTCTCTTCGCCGGTTCGCTCCCTCCCAGGTATTCGATCCGATGATCTGCGCCGATCACGTGGCTCGGGCAAAGCCGGCGCCCGACGGGCTGCTCGACATTGCCGCCAGGCATCCACGGCAACGCATCACCTATGTGGGCGACACGGTTGACGATGCGCGGAGTGCGGCTGGTGCGGGCGTGCCGTTCATCGGAATCGCGGCCGCGAATGGATCGCGCCGTGACGAACTGGTCGCCTTATTCGCGGCCGCCGATGCCGTCGCGATCATCGAAAACATCAATGAGATCGAGGGCGTGTTATGA
- the hisI gene encoding phosphoribosyl-AMP cyclohydrolase has translation MTLDFSKLDGLLPAVIQDHATGRVLMVAFMNEEAFRATVETGFATFYSRSRNKIWMKGESSGHRLAVKGIATDCDADTLLLQVEAIGPGVCHEGYASCFFRQLSDGEWRETESRTYEPALVYGGQ, from the coding sequence ATGACTCTGGACTTTTCAAAACTCGACGGCCTCCTCCCCGCGGTGATCCAGGATCACGCCACCGGCCGCGTCCTCATGGTGGCCTTCATGAATGAAGAAGCCTTCCGCGCGACCGTTGAAACAGGTTTCGCCACGTTCTACTCGCGCTCGCGCAACAAGATCTGGATGAAGGGGGAATCGTCCGGTCACCGGCTGGCAGTCAAGGGCATCGCCACTGACTGCGACGCCGACACCCTGCTGCTGCAGGTTGAAGCAATTGGCCCCGGCGTCTGCCACGAGGGCTACGCGAGTTGCTTCTTCCGCCAGCTCTCTGACGGCGAATGGCGCGAGACCGAATCGCGCACGTACGAGCCCGCGCTCGTCTACGGAGGCCAGTAA